A part of Amycolatopsis camponoti genomic DNA contains:
- a CDS encoding acyltransferase, with the protein MNKLGWAVVATVASAVLFFFGTGLDPVPELAWLAPLPILLLAPRVPGAAALGCAFLAYLAGSAGTWSYFWHSLAVPRPAAIAILAGSALLFALSVGLFRLLVRRRHGLVAAFAAPALWTVALYVVSLLNPTGLMGTLMTTQADQPDVLRIAAVTGGWGVEFLVLFVPAAVAAALAPGVRARSRTAGLVAVAAALGALVFWTVPAPAGPSTRIALVAPGQSRWAVDVATPDGQALVQSYVDQIRRLPDGVQAVVLPEAAFAVDEASRPRLVDAFTDIARVRGLDVVTGVLDTTPEGRFNAALAIPPSGAPVEYRKWHNGDSKNIASGTGLAHLAGIGLMVCMDVNFADPGGEYGEAGTGLVLIPASDEDADGWEHSRTALIRGVENGFSVAWSAARGTPMLSDAQGHVLADAHTGGGPFTVVVADVPIGPGKTPYARFGDWFAWLCGLVAVAGIVVGTRKTSLSPVTTNTRHL; encoded by the coding sequence ATGAACAAGCTCGGGTGGGCGGTCGTCGCGACGGTGGCGTCGGCGGTGTTGTTCTTCTTCGGCACGGGCCTGGACCCGGTACCCGAACTCGCGTGGCTCGCCCCGCTGCCGATCCTGCTGCTCGCACCCCGCGTCCCGGGCGCGGCCGCGCTCGGCTGCGCGTTCCTCGCCTACCTTGCCGGCAGCGCCGGCACCTGGAGCTACTTCTGGCATTCGCTGGCGGTCCCGCGTCCGGCGGCGATCGCGATCCTCGCCGGCAGCGCGCTGCTGTTCGCGTTGTCCGTCGGCCTGTTTCGGCTGCTGGTCCGGCGCCGCCACGGCTTGGTGGCCGCGTTCGCCGCGCCCGCGTTGTGGACCGTCGCGCTCTACGTCGTTTCGCTGCTGAACCCGACCGGGCTGATGGGCACCCTGATGACCACCCAGGCCGACCAGCCGGACGTCCTGCGGATCGCCGCGGTGACCGGCGGCTGGGGCGTCGAGTTCCTGGTGCTGTTCGTCCCGGCCGCCGTCGCCGCCGCGCTCGCCCCCGGGGTCCGGGCCCGGTCCCGCACGGCCGGGCTGGTCGCCGTGGCCGCCGCACTGGGCGCGCTCGTCTTCTGGACCGTGCCGGCGCCCGCCGGGCCGTCGACGCGGATCGCCCTGGTCGCGCCGGGGCAGAGCCGCTGGGCCGTGGACGTCGCCACCCCGGACGGCCAGGCTCTCGTCCAGTCCTATGTGGACCAGATCCGCCGGCTGCCGGACGGCGTCCAGGCCGTCGTGCTCCCGGAAGCCGCCTTCGCGGTGGACGAGGCCAGTCGCCCGCGCCTCGTCGACGCCTTCACGGACATCGCCCGGGTCCGCGGCCTCGACGTCGTCACCGGCGTCCTCGACACCACTCCCGAAGGCCGGTTCAACGCCGCCCTCGCCATTCCGCCGTCCGGCGCGCCGGTCGAATACCGCAAGTGGCACAACGGGGATTCGAAGAACATCGCCTCCGGCACCGGGCTCGCGCACCTCGCCGGGATCGGGCTCATGGTGTGCATGGACGTCAACTTCGCCGACCCCGGCGGCGAATACGGCGAAGCCGGCACCGGCCTGGTGCTCATCCCGGCCTCCGACGAGGACGCCGACGGCTGGGAGCACAGCCGCACGGCGCTGATCCGCGGCGTCGAGAACGGCTTTTCGGTGGCGTGGAGCGCCGCCCGCGGCACGCCGATGCTCTCGGACGCCCAGGGCCACGTCCTGGCCGATGCCCACACCGGCGGCGGCCCGTTCACGGTGGTGGTCGCCGACGTCCCGATCGGCCCGGGCAAGACCCCGTACGCCCGCTTCGGCGACTGGTTCGCGTGGCTCTGCGGTCTCGTCGCGGTGGCCGGGATCGTCGTCGGGACCCGCAAGACGTCGTTGTCACCCGTCACAACGAACACCCGTCATCTCTGA
- a CDS encoding sensor histidine kinase: MREVTKRRWRVVLDVLLGLFLAFTVVVGAPSYWELAGGLVVVAGSVVTARRYPAVSLGIALAGTLAVPFPYGDRVPVWTVFVLVAMSYQAALRMERARPALLTGAAVSLLGIPLSLLVGPDGLGDWGSMMAILVFAGLSPWLLGRYVRVRGELARTGWRRAEEMESRQRLVADQARLRERARIASDMHDSLGHELSLIAVRAAALEVAGGLDDVQRDAAAELRTSAAAATDRLREIIGVLREDAAPVEPVQGDLGELISRARASGLLIDARVDSELAPPMVARAAYRVVQEALTNVAKHAPGAAVTVRVTSTGSQTSVRVVNAPPPAGPLPGAASGHLGLIGLRERVRLVGGTLRAGPHEGGFAVTATLPHDAAPVEETPELREAADDEVGQSTSARALEVARRDVRRSLFQAVAVPLALFGVLLAVSGIAFLYQWNSSELPGGVYDRLRLGQPRAELTLPERQRAARPVRGEPPSVPGAACEYYGTGRSWLDNDYAAYRLCFADGKLVSKDWFTEGGS, from the coding sequence GTGCGAGAGGTGACGAAGCGCAGGTGGCGCGTGGTGCTGGACGTGCTCCTCGGGCTGTTCCTCGCCTTCACCGTGGTCGTCGGGGCGCCGTCGTACTGGGAGTTGGCCGGCGGCCTGGTCGTCGTCGCGGGATCGGTCGTGACGGCCCGGCGGTACCCGGCCGTCTCGCTCGGCATCGCCCTGGCCGGGACGCTCGCCGTCCCGTTCCCCTACGGCGACCGCGTGCCGGTGTGGACGGTGTTCGTGCTGGTGGCGATGAGCTACCAGGCCGCGCTGCGGATGGAGCGGGCCCGGCCCGCCCTGCTGACGGGCGCGGCCGTCTCGCTGCTGGGCATCCCGCTGTCGCTGCTCGTCGGCCCCGACGGCCTCGGCGACTGGGGCTCGATGATGGCGATCCTGGTGTTCGCCGGGCTCTCGCCGTGGCTGCTCGGCCGCTACGTCCGGGTGCGCGGCGAGCTCGCGCGCACCGGCTGGCGCCGGGCCGAGGAGATGGAGAGCAGGCAGCGGCTGGTCGCCGACCAGGCCCGCCTGCGCGAGCGCGCGCGGATCGCCAGCGACATGCACGACTCGCTGGGCCACGAGCTGAGCCTGATCGCCGTCCGGGCGGCGGCGCTGGAGGTCGCGGGCGGGCTCGACGACGTCCAGCGCGACGCGGCCGCGGAGCTGCGGACCAGCGCCGCGGCCGCGACCGACCGGCTGCGCGAGATCATCGGCGTCCTGCGCGAAGACGCCGCGCCGGTCGAGCCGGTGCAGGGCGACCTCGGCGAGCTGATCTCGCGGGCGCGGGCGTCCGGCTTGCTCATCGACGCGCGAGTGGACAGTGAGCTGGCGCCCCCGATGGTCGCCCGCGCCGCGTACCGCGTGGTGCAGGAAGCCCTGACGAACGTCGCCAAGCACGCGCCGGGCGCCGCGGTGACCGTGCGCGTGACGAGCACCGGCTCGCAGACTTCGGTCCGCGTCGTGAACGCGCCGCCCCCCGCCGGCCCGCTGCCCGGCGCCGCGTCCGGGCACCTCGGGCTGATCGGGCTGCGCGAACGCGTCCGGCTCGTCGGCGGGACGCTGCGCGCCGGACCGCACGAAGGCGGGTTCGCCGTCACCGCGACGCTGCCGCACGACGCCGCGCCGGTCGAGGAGACCCCGGAGCTGCGGGAGGCCGCCGACGACGAGGTCGGGCAGTCGACGTCGGCCCGGGCCCTGGAGGTGGCCCGGCGCGACGTGCGGCGGAGCCTGTTCCAAGCGGTCGCCGTCCCGCTGGCGTTGTTCGGGGTGCTCCTCGCGGTCAGCGGAATCGCCTTCCTCTACCAGTGGAACTCTTCGGAGCTGCCCGGCGGCGTCTACGACCGGCTGCGGCTCGGGCAGCCGCGGGCCGAGCTGACCCTGCCGGAACGTCAGCGCGCCGCGCGTCCGGTGCGCGGGGAGCCGCCTTCGGTCCCCGGTGCCGCGTGCGAGTACTACGGCACCGGAAGATCGTGGCTCGACAACGACTACGCCGCCTACCGGCTGTGCTTCGCCGACGGGAAGCTCGTGTCCAAGGACTGGTTCACCGAGGGGGGATCGTGA
- a CDS encoding dienelactone hydrolase family protein — MSIETSTVRVGDLSAYLARPSGGSQRGMLLLPMITGIGEQVRAWADELAGRGITALTWDVFHGASTDNTSREDLGAKLGELRDETALAEQTALLDHLLGDLGCTSAGVMGWCLGGRFALLLAARDQRLSGVVAYHPTVRDPAPPNHDLDTVALSTTITAPVLVAYPEADAVVSHETFARLQTALQSRPRGATFTQHFPGAEHGFSDSSRHGTAVNADAYALSWPQTLAFLDALKG; from the coding sequence ATGAGCATCGAGACGTCCACGGTCCGTGTCGGCGACCTCTCCGCGTACCTGGCCCGCCCGTCGGGTGGCTCGCAGCGCGGGATGCTGCTCCTGCCGATGATCACCGGCATCGGCGAGCAGGTCCGGGCGTGGGCCGACGAGCTGGCCGGCCGCGGGATCACGGCGTTGACCTGGGATGTCTTCCACGGCGCGAGCACCGACAACACCTCCCGCGAGGACCTCGGCGCCAAGCTGGGCGAACTGCGCGACGAGACCGCTTTGGCCGAGCAGACCGCCTTGCTCGACCATCTGCTCGGCGACCTCGGCTGCACGTCGGCCGGGGTCATGGGCTGGTGCCTCGGCGGCCGCTTCGCGCTCCTGCTCGCCGCCCGTGACCAGCGGCTTTCCGGCGTCGTCGCGTACCACCCGACGGTCCGCGACCCGGCGCCGCCGAACCACGACCTCGACACGGTCGCTTTGTCGACCACGATCACCGCACCGGTGCTCGTCGCCTACCCGGAGGCCGACGCCGTCGTCTCGCACGAGACGTTCGCCCGCCTGCAGACGGCGTTGCAGTCCCGCCCGCGCGGCGCGACGTTCACCCAGCACTTCCCGGGCGCCGAGCACGGCTTCAGCGACTCCTCACGGCACGGCACCGCCGTCAACGCCGACGCGTACGCGCTGTCCTGGCCGCAGACGCTGGCCTTCCTGGACGCCCTCAAGGGTTGA
- a CDS encoding TetR/AcrR family transcriptional regulator: MERLPMIGDAAIEVIAAEGLRGLTHRAVDRRAGLPLGSTSYYARTRAALLSLTFARILELDQVAVSSGGLAESIAGYVAEALGPGRTRMLARYELALEATRRPELREQYDSGGAVIRGAAAELLSAAGSPDPPRHAGLVVDWMEGTIFGVLVGASGLPSREALVTGAREILTGIGIGSA; the protein is encoded by the coding sequence GTGGAGCGTCTTCCGATGATCGGTGACGCGGCGATCGAGGTGATCGCCGCGGAGGGCCTGCGCGGGCTGACCCACCGGGCGGTCGACCGCCGCGCGGGGCTGCCACTCGGCTCGACGTCGTACTACGCGCGCACGCGGGCGGCGTTGCTGTCTTTGACTTTCGCGCGGATTCTCGAGCTGGACCAGGTGGCGGTTTCGTCGGGTGGGTTGGCGGAGTCGATCGCCGGTTACGTGGCCGAGGCGCTGGGACCTGGCCGGACGCGCATGCTGGCGCGGTACGAGCTGGCTTTGGAGGCGACGCGGCGTCCGGAGCTGCGGGAGCAGTACGACTCGGGCGGAGCGGTGATCCGCGGTGCCGCGGCGGAGCTGCTGTCGGCGGCGGGCTCGCCGGATCCGCCGCGGCATGCGGGGTTGGTGGTGGATTGGATGGAGGGGACGATTTTCGGGGTCTTGGTGGGGGCTTCGGGGCTGCCTTCGCGGGAGGCTTTGGTGACCGGGGCCCGGGAAATCCTGACGGGGATCGGCATCGGCTCGGCCTGA
- a CDS encoding ATP-binding cassette domain-containing protein, protein MITLRGLTKRYGEKTVVDALTCDVAPGHVTGFLGPNGAGKSTTMRMTVGLDHPQAGEVLVGGKRYAELRHPLREVGALLDAKALHPGRSAGKHLKAMAQSNGIATSRVEEVLATVGLSDVAGKRAGQFSLGMGQRLGIAGALLGDPGTLMFDEPVNGLDPDGVRWVRQLMRSLAAEGRTVFVSSHLMSEMQLTADHLIVIGKGKLLADAPVAEFIADNSRTTVSVRVPAEGERSKLDARLRAEGALTHPGEPGELVVDGVDVTRVGDLVHELGIRVHGLAELTASLEQAYLELTASSVEYGVSA, encoded by the coding sequence ATGATCACGCTCAGAGGACTGACGAAACGCTACGGGGAAAAGACCGTCGTCGACGCGCTGACCTGCGACGTCGCGCCGGGCCATGTAACCGGATTCCTCGGCCCCAACGGCGCCGGGAAGTCGACGACCATGCGGATGACCGTCGGGCTCGACCACCCCCAGGCGGGCGAAGTCCTGGTCGGCGGCAAGCGCTACGCCGAGCTGCGGCACCCGCTGCGCGAGGTCGGCGCACTGCTCGACGCCAAGGCCCTGCACCCCGGCCGCAGCGCCGGGAAGCACCTGAAGGCGATGGCGCAGAGCAACGGCATCGCGACGAGCCGCGTCGAGGAAGTCCTGGCGACGGTCGGGCTTTCGGACGTCGCGGGTAAACGGGCCGGGCAGTTCTCGCTCGGCATGGGCCAGCGGCTCGGCATCGCGGGCGCGCTGCTCGGCGACCCGGGCACGCTGATGTTCGACGAGCCGGTCAACGGCCTCGACCCGGACGGCGTCCGCTGGGTCCGCCAGCTGATGCGCTCACTCGCCGCCGAGGGGCGCACGGTGTTCGTCTCGAGCCACCTGATGAGCGAGATGCAGCTGACGGCCGACCACCTCATCGTGATCGGCAAGGGCAAGCTGCTGGCCGACGCGCCGGTCGCGGAGTTCATCGCGGACAACTCCCGCACGACGGTCTCGGTGCGCGTCCCGGCCGAAGGCGAACGTTCGAAGCTCGACGCCCGGTTGCGCGCCGAAGGTGCGCTGACGCACCCCGGCGAGCCGGGCGAGCTGGTGGTGGACGGCGTCGACGTCACCCGCGTCGGCGATCTGGTGCACGAGCTGGGGATCCGCGTCCACGGCCTCGCCGAGCTGACGGCGTCGCTCGAACAGGCGTACCTGGAACTGACCGCTTCTTCGGTGGAGTACGGGGTGTCGGCATGA
- a CDS encoding ABC transporter permease: protein MTTATASSVRTGGRSGAVAAEWTKFWSVRATWWCLIAGTALMLGYSTLSGIAQHFDDDPQAANTITLGAGFYLTQFAVIALATLFVTSEYTGGGIRSTLLWTPVRSRVVLAKAAVLLPVLFAYGVGISCAGMALASVVKNGHGLPTSLEAGFTTAFGMGGYFALLGLVCTGVGWALRSAAGTLVTVIVLLVPLPLIVASLGLPELIPYFPGIAGVNAMVEAGRPNPITMAPAPYAPWVGLLICAAWAGAALAAGAAVLRRRDA, encoded by the coding sequence ATGACGACTGCGACGGCTTCAAGCGTGCGTACCGGGGGCCGGTCCGGGGCGGTGGCCGCGGAGTGGACGAAGTTCTGGTCGGTCCGCGCGACCTGGTGGTGCCTGATCGCGGGAACGGCGCTGATGCTGGGCTACAGCACGCTGTCCGGGATCGCCCAGCACTTCGACGACGACCCCCAGGCAGCGAACACGATCACCCTCGGCGCCGGCTTCTACCTGACACAGTTCGCGGTGATCGCGCTGGCAACACTGTTCGTCACGAGCGAGTACACCGGCGGCGGCATCCGGTCGACGCTGCTGTGGACCCCGGTCCGTTCCCGCGTGGTCCTCGCGAAGGCGGCGGTGCTGCTACCGGTGCTTTTCGCGTACGGCGTGGGCATTTCCTGCGCGGGAATGGCCTTGGCAAGCGTGGTGAAAAACGGCCACGGCCTCCCGACAAGCCTCGAAGCCGGCTTCACAACGGCATTCGGCATGGGCGGGTATTTCGCACTGCTGGGTCTGGTGTGCACGGGCGTGGGCTGGGCCCTGCGCAGCGCGGCGGGGACGCTGGTGACGGTGATCGTGCTGCTGGTGCCCCTGCCGCTGATCGTGGCATCGCTGGGGCTGCCGGAGCTGATCCCGTACTTCCCGGGCATCGCGGGGGTGAACGCAATGGTCGAGGCCGGCCGGCCGAACCCGATCACGATGGCACCGGCACCGTACGCACCCTGGGTGGGCTTGCTGATCTGCGCGGCGTGGGCCGGCGCGGCCCTGGCAGCAGGCGCAGCAGTGCTACGCCGCCGCGACGCCTGA
- a CDS encoding response regulator transcription factor — MIRVVLADDEALMRAGVAAILGADAGIEVVAEAADGRSAVAQALATHPDVVLLDIRMPGLDGLGAAAEIRRLLPSTGVIMLTTFGEDEYIERALGLGAGGFLLKSGDPRELLAGIHAVADGAAFLSPKVAQRVIARLSGGRLSRAAAARAKVAVLTPREREVLTLLGSGLSNADIAARMFVVEGTVKAHVSTILTRLGVKNRVQAAITAYEAGLVGGDAEAASR, encoded by the coding sequence GTGATCAGGGTCGTGCTGGCCGACGACGAGGCGTTGATGCGGGCGGGGGTGGCGGCGATCCTCGGCGCGGACGCCGGGATCGAGGTCGTCGCCGAGGCCGCCGACGGGCGTTCGGCCGTGGCGCAGGCGCTCGCCACCCATCCGGACGTCGTGCTGCTCGACATCCGGATGCCCGGGCTGGACGGCCTGGGCGCGGCGGCCGAGATCCGGCGGCTGCTGCCGTCGACCGGCGTCATCATGCTGACGACGTTCGGCGAGGACGAGTACATCGAGCGCGCGCTCGGGCTCGGCGCGGGCGGGTTCCTGCTGAAGTCGGGCGACCCGCGCGAACTGCTGGCCGGCATCCACGCCGTCGCCGACGGGGCCGCGTTCCTCTCGCCGAAGGTGGCGCAGCGGGTGATCGCGCGCCTGTCGGGCGGCCGGCTCTCCCGGGCCGCGGCGGCGCGTGCGAAGGTCGCGGTGCTGACGCCGCGCGAGCGGGAAGTGCTGACGTTGCTGGGTTCCGGACTGTCCAATGCGGACATCGCGGCGCGGATGTTCGTCGTCGAGGGCACGGTGAAGGCGCACGTGAGCACGATCCTGACCCGGCTCGGCGTGAAGAACCGGGTGCAGGCGGCGATCACGGCGTACGAGGCGGGGCTGGTCGGGGGAGACGCGGAGGCCGCCAGCCGCTGA
- a CDS encoding FAD-dependent monooxygenase, giving the protein MRAVVVGGGIAGLGAAIGLRRVGWSVTVLEQAEELGDVGAGISLWPNALRCLDELGVDLGEHLVAQDQGGLRDRRGRWVTRWDAAGFRKVHGRPLAGIHRADLIAGLRDALPPESLRTGTKVTEVTEDGVVRFGGGEIRADLVVAADGIRSPIRQALFPHHPEPVHSGSVAFRGVTHHPGTGLSTTFAPGTEVGVLPLTGGDVYWFVSYVAGPGARPADLKAYLKEHFGDWHDPIPALIDGTPPEALLYHDLYHLATPLETYLRGRVVFLGDAAHAMPPFLGQGGCQALEDAVVLAHNLSTVDNLDAALAHYDAERRPRSQRVARASVRAGKAGPQLTNPVAVGIRTALLKALPAQVTARVGKDISGWRPPRLPRPAPPRTP; this is encoded by the coding sequence ATGCGAGCAGTGGTGGTCGGCGGTGGCATCGCCGGGCTGGGGGCCGCGATCGGGCTGCGTCGGGTCGGGTGGAGCGTCACCGTTCTCGAACAAGCCGAAGAGCTCGGCGACGTCGGCGCCGGCATCTCGCTCTGGCCGAATGCCTTGCGCTGCCTCGACGAACTCGGCGTCGACCTCGGCGAACACCTCGTCGCCCAGGACCAGGGCGGGCTCCGTGACCGCCGCGGAAGGTGGGTCACCCGGTGGGACGCGGCCGGTTTCCGAAAAGTCCACGGGCGGCCGCTCGCCGGCATCCACCGGGCCGACCTCATCGCCGGCCTGCGCGACGCACTTCCCCCGGAGAGCCTGCGCACCGGCACCAAAGTCACCGAAGTGACCGAAGACGGCGTCGTCCGCTTCGGCGGCGGCGAAATCCGGGCCGACCTCGTCGTCGCCGCGGACGGCATCCGCAGCCCGATCCGGCAGGCGCTCTTCCCACATCACCCCGAGCCCGTCCACAGCGGCAGCGTGGCGTTCCGCGGCGTCACCCACCACCCGGGCACCGGGCTGAGCACCACCTTCGCCCCCGGCACCGAGGTCGGCGTGCTCCCGCTGACCGGCGGCGACGTCTACTGGTTCGTCTCCTACGTCGCCGGGCCCGGCGCCCGCCCGGCCGACCTCAAGGCGTACCTGAAGGAGCACTTCGGCGACTGGCACGACCCGATCCCGGCGCTCATCGACGGGACACCGCCCGAAGCCCTGCTGTACCACGACCTCTACCACCTGGCGACGCCCCTCGAGACTTACCTCCGCGGCCGGGTCGTCTTCCTCGGCGACGCCGCGCACGCCATGCCGCCGTTCCTCGGCCAGGGTGGCTGCCAGGCCCTCGAAGACGCCGTCGTACTCGCGCACAATCTGTCCACAGTGGACAATCTCGACGCCGCCCTCGCCCATTACGACGCCGAAAGACGACCACGCAGCCAGCGGGTCGCGCGTGCGTCGGTGCGGGCGGGCAAGGCCGGGCCGCAGCTGACCAACCCGGTCGCGGTCGGGATTCGCACCGCCCTGCTCAAGGCCCTCCCGGCCCAGGTGACCGCCCGGGTTGGCAAGGACATCAGCGGCTGGCGGCCTCCGCGTCTCCCCCGACCAGCCCCGCCTCGTACGCCGTGA
- a CDS encoding inorganic phosphate transporter, producing the protein MDFSLIVLVVIVAALAFDFTNGFHDTANAMATSIATGALKPRVAVAVSAVLNLVGAFLSVEVAKTISGGIVDDTKVTPVIIFAGLVGAIVWNLVTWLIGLPSSSSHALFGGLIGATWIASGSDAVHFGKVVEKVLIPALASPIVAGIVATLGTFLVYRITARAKDKTVGKTFKAGQIASASLVSLAHGTNDAQKTMGVITLTLIASGSLAPGSNPPIWVILTAGAAIALGTYLGGWRIIQTMGKKLTEIQTPQGFAAETSAAAVILTSAHLGFALSTTHVCSGGIIGSGLGRRLAEVRWGVAGKMVVAWALTLPAAAIVGAVAAEVSTLGTWGTVLIGLAGVVVAVGIYLASKRNPVNANSINESEPAVQPANA; encoded by the coding sequence ATGGACTTCTCACTGATCGTGCTGGTGGTGATCGTCGCGGCACTGGCCTTCGACTTCACCAACGGCTTCCACGACACGGCCAACGCGATGGCCACTTCGATCGCGACCGGCGCGCTCAAGCCGAGAGTCGCGGTCGCCGTGTCGGCGGTCCTGAACCTCGTCGGCGCGTTCCTCTCGGTGGAGGTCGCGAAGACGATCTCCGGCGGCATCGTCGACGACACCAAGGTGACGCCGGTGATCATCTTCGCCGGCCTGGTCGGGGCGATCGTGTGGAACCTGGTGACGTGGCTCATCGGGCTGCCGTCGAGCTCGTCGCACGCCCTCTTCGGCGGCCTGATCGGCGCCACCTGGATCGCCTCGGGCTCGGACGCCGTCCACTTCGGCAAGGTCGTCGAGAAGGTGCTGATCCCCGCGCTCGCCTCGCCGATCGTCGCCGGGATCGTCGCGACGCTGGGCACCTTCCTCGTCTACCGGATCACCGCCCGGGCCAAGGACAAGACCGTGGGCAAGACCTTCAAGGCCGGTCAGATCGCGTCGGCTTCACTGGTCTCGCTCGCGCACGGCACGAACGACGCGCAGAAAACGATGGGTGTCATCACGCTGACGCTGATCGCGTCGGGCTCGCTCGCGCCGGGCTCCAACCCGCCGATCTGGGTCATCCTCACCGCGGGCGCCGCGATCGCGCTCGGCACCTACCTCGGTGGCTGGCGGATCATCCAGACGATGGGCAAGAAGCTCACCGAAATCCAGACGCCGCAGGGCTTCGCGGCCGAAACCAGCGCCGCGGCGGTCATCCTCACCTCGGCGCACCTCGGGTTCGCGCTCTCGACCACGCACGTCTGCTCGGGCGGCATCATCGGCTCCGGCCTGGGCCGGCGGCTCGCCGAGGTCCGCTGGGGCGTCGCCGGGAAGATGGTCGTGGCCTGGGCGCTGACGCTGCCCGCCGCCGCGATCGTCGGCGCGGTCGCCGCGGAGGTGTCGACGCTCGGCACCTGGGGCACGGTCCTGATCGGCCTCGCCGGGGTCGTCGTCGCGGTGGGCATCTACCTCGCGTCGAAGCGGAACCCGGTCAACGCCAACTCCATCAACGAGTCCGAGCCGGCCGTTCAGCCGGCCAACGCCTGA